The Hippoglossus hippoglossus isolate fHipHip1 chromosome 21, fHipHip1.pri, whole genome shotgun sequence genome contains a region encoding:
- the parp9 gene encoding protein mono-ADP-ribosyltransferase PARP9, producing MAGNLIIPLQGPSVHIVRQCGPALGDILHSKFRCTAIIEEVASGSVPSLVPQKTVVSEKRFAGVLSAGIKLSVWKDDLTNVCVDAVVNAANDKLQHWGGLARALSSRGGPQIQQDSNDYIRRKGDLKTGDAIVCAAGLLPCKKIIHAVGPSLPANPSKYEISKAKPLLQKAIRSILDRVKENHLKTVAIPAISSGLFNFPLPLCADTIVSTVKEYYENSDRQYLPEEILLVNNDDPTVKEMERACCELLSHKTYSEVAGEGEGAAKSSTPTVQFGNIQLTLKWGRIEEQETDVIVNSTSSDRNLSYGVVSEALLKKAGAEMQRELHRAKPKGNVMVTKGYSLKCKEVFHTLGIAAREVLFKSVLDCLFIAVSNKHRSIAFPAIGTGGYGLSKTQVADVMTEAVKEFAKKSPQTFEVHFVIFPSEVDTYKAFETAMRSFQQKAPDPGFTQALEHRDHFPVSKPAAPQISLHGSPESRLEAERWLWCLFHSSHRVTIRNNFILCFGEEEYLQLTRLSAKKTIDFKESFDKGHADITVNGDSHEEIVVAALQVEAMLCNIQKEFVREEERAMLPFSTEKVTFERTPVDVRDVLFSERASVLINEGLCMLKLEKVENPTLRKMFDAKKQQLQCSTHRNMFQLIPSQFCEMVSHIGFHAEYAPPADPAYGEGIYFAGTVRKAMEVWKERNETYLYLVEAEVQTGNSTPGRPGLILPVVGTHPQIFDSVSGGPDLSVIFSGYQALPKYIITCTVA from the exons ATGGCCGGTAATCTGATTATTCCTCTTCAAGGGCCTTCTGTTCACATTGTGAGGCAATGTGGACCGGCCCTGGGCGACATCCTCCACAGCAAATTCAGATGCACGGCCATCATTGAGGAGGTGGCTTCCGGAAGTGTTCCGTCCCTTGTGCCGCAGAAAACCGTTGTTTCAGAGAAGAGGTTTGCCGGCGTGCTGAGTGCAGGCATCAAGTTATCTGTGTGGAAGGACGATCTTACAAATGTCTGCGTGGATGCCGTCGTGAATGCTGCCAATGACAAGCTTCAACACTGGGGCGGCCTCGCTCGAGCTCTGTCCAGCAGGGGGGGTCCGCAGATCCAACAGGACAGCAACGATTACATCAGACGGAAGGGGGATCTGAAAACAGGAGATGCAATTGTCTGTGCTGCTGGCCTCCTACCATGTAAGAAGATAATTCACGCTGTGGGCCCTTCCTTACCAGCAAACCCATCAAAGTATGAAATTTCAAAGGCTAAACCGCTGTTGCAGAAGGCCATCAGGAGCATTCTGGACAGAGTTAAAGAAAACCACCTGAAGACTGTCGCCATTCCTGCTATAAGCTCGGGACTGTTCAACTTCCCCCTGCCACTCTGTGCGGACACCATAGTGTCAACTGTGAAAGAGTACTATGAGAACTCCGATAGACAATATCTTCCTGAGGAGATCCTCCTTGTGAACAACGACGACCCCACAGTAAAGGAAATGGAAAGGGCCTGTTGTGAGCTACTTTCCCACAAAACGTACAGCGAGGtagcaggagaaggagaaggagcggCCAAAAGCTCCACTCCTACAGTCCAGTTTGGAAATATCCAACTGACACTGAAGTGGGGTCGGATTGAGGAACAGGAG ACGGACGTCATCGTAAACAGCACATCATCAGACAGAAACTTGAGCTACGGTGTCGTCTCCGAAGCTTTATTGAAGAAAGCAGGAGCTGAAATGCAAAGAGAGCTTCACAGAGCCAAGCCAAAAGGAAATGTGATGGTCACAAAAGGCTACTCCCTGAAATGTAAAGAGGTTTTTCACACTCTTGGCATTGCAGCACGGGAG GTCCTTTTCAAGTCAGTCCTGGATTGCCTATTTATCGCAGTCTCAAATAAGCACAGGTCAATTGCCTTCCCCGCCATCGGCACAGGAGGCTACGGCCTCAGTAAAACACAAGTCGCCGATGTCATGACTGAAGCAGTGAAGGAGTTTGCCAAGAAGTCCCCTCAAACCTTTGAAGTTCACTTTGTCATATTTCCATCGGAAGTAGACACATATAAG GCTTTTGAGACAGCGATGAGATCTTTCCAGCAAAAAGCCCCTGATCCCGGCTTTACACAGG CATTGGAGCACAGAGATCACTTCCCTGTCAGCAAACCCGCCGCTCCACAGATCAGCCTGCATGGCAGTCCTGAGTCGAGGCTCGAGGCTGAACGATGGCTCTGGTGCCTTTTCCATTCCTCCCACCGCGTCACCATCCGTAACAACTTCATTCTTTGCTTTGGGGAGGAGGAATATCTGCAGCTGACCCGTCTGTCGGCCAAAAAGACCATCGACTTCAAGGAGTCCTTTGACAAAGGTCATGCAGACATAACGGTGAACGGGGATTCACATGAGGAAATTGTCGTGGCCGCCTTGCAGGTGGAGGCCATGCTCTGCAACATCCAGAAAGAATTTGTCCGAGAGGAAGAGCGCGCCATGCTCCCCTTCTCCACCGAGAAGGTGACCTTTGAAAGAACGCCAGTTGATGTTCGCGACGTTTTGTTCTCAGAAAGAGCATCTGTTCTCATAAACGAGGGGCTGTGCATGTTGAAG ttggagaaagtggagaaccCGACGCTGAGGAAGATGTTTGACGCCAAGAAACAACAGCTACAATGTTCCACTCATCGAAACATGTTTCAGCTTATACCTTCACAGTTCTGCGAGATGGTCAGCCATATTGGATTCCATGCAGAGTACGCACCACCTGCAG ACCCAGCTTATGGAGAGGGTATCTACTTTGCTGGCACAGTGAGGAAAGCCATGGAAGTGTGGAAGGAGCGCAATGAGACGTACTTGTACCTTGTGGAGGCCGAGGTGCAGACAGGAAACTCCACCCCTGGCAGACCAGGTCTCATTCTACCAGTTGTGGGGACACACCCACAAATATTCGACAGTGTGAGTGGAGGACCTGACCTCTCCGTCATATTCAGTGGTTACCAGGCTCTGCCCAAATACATCATTACCTGTACGGTGGCCTGA